Proteins from a single region of Lelliottia sp. JS-SCA-14:
- the yjiA gene encoding GTPase: protein MTPIAVTLLTGFLGAGKTTLLRHILNEQHGFKIAVIENEFGEVSVDDQLIGDRATQIKTLTNGCICCTRSSELEDALLDLLDSRDRGDIEFDRLVIECTGMADPGPIIQTFFSHDILCQRYLLDGVIALVDAVHADEQMNQFTIAQSQIGYADRILLTKTDVAGDCEKLRERLTRINARAPIYTVIHGDIDLAQLFNTNGFMLEENITAKPRFHFIGDKQNDVTSIVVELDYPVDISDVSRVMENLLLSFADKLLRYKGMLWIDGEPNRLLFQGVQRLYSADWDRPWGEETPHSTMVFIGIQLPEEEIRAAFAELKR, encoded by the coding sequence ATGACCCCTATTGCAGTCACCCTGTTAACCGGCTTTCTCGGCGCGGGTAAAACCACCCTGCTGCGCCACATCCTCAACGAACAGCACGGCTTTAAAATCGCCGTCATCGAAAACGAATTCGGCGAAGTCTCCGTCGACGATCAGTTGATTGGCGATCGCGCCACCCAGATTAAAACCCTGACCAACGGCTGCATCTGCTGCACCCGCTCCAGCGAGCTGGAAGATGCCCTGCTGGATCTGCTCGACAGCCGCGACCGCGGTGACATCGAATTTGACCGTCTGGTGATCGAATGCACCGGCATGGCCGACCCCGGCCCGATCATCCAGACCTTTTTCTCCCACGACATTCTCTGCCAGCGCTACCTGCTGGACGGCGTGATTGCCCTGGTCGATGCGGTCCACGCCGACGAGCAGATGAACCAGTTCACCATCGCCCAGTCGCAGATTGGCTACGCGGACCGCATTCTGCTGACCAAAACCGATGTGGCCGGGGACTGCGAAAAACTGCGTGAGCGCCTGACGCGCATCAACGCCCGCGCGCCGATCTACACGGTCATCCACGGTGATATCGATCTCGCGCAGCTGTTCAACACCAACGGCTTTATGCTGGAAGAGAACATCACCGCGAAGCCGCGCTTCCATTTCATCGGCGACAAACAAAACGACGTCACCTCGATCGTGGTCGAGCTGGATTACCCGGTGGATATCAGCGATGTCTCCCGCGTGATGGAAAACCTGCTGCTGTCGTTTGCCGACAAACTGCTGCGCTACAAAGGGATGCTGTGGATTGACGGCGAGCCGAACCGCCTGCTGTTCCAGGGCGTGCAACGCCTGTACAGCGCCGACTGGGATCGTCCGTGGGGCGAGGAAACACCGCACAGCACCATGGTCTTTATCGGGATTCAGCTCCCGGAAGAAGAGATCCGCGCGGCCTTTGCCGAACTGAAACGCTGA
- a CDS encoding carbon starvation CstA family protein codes for MDTKKLLKHVPWALLGILGAFCLAVVALRRGEHVSALWIVVASVSVYLVAYRYYSLYIAQKVMKLDPTRSTPAVINNDGLNYVPTNRYVLFGHHFAAIAGAGPLVGPVLAAQMGYLPGTLWLLAGVVLAGAVQDFMVLFISTRRNGASLGEMIKEEMGRVPGTIALFGCFLIMIIILAVLALIVVKALAESPWGVFTVCSTVPIALFMGIYMRFIRPGRVGEVSVIGIVLLVASIYFGGIIAHDPYWGPALTFKDTTITFALIGYAFISALLPVWLILAPRDYLATFLKIGVIVGLAIGIVIINPELKMPAVTQYIDGTGPLWKGALFPFLFITIACGAVSGFHALIASGTTPKLMANETDARFIGYGAMLMESFVAIMALVAASIIEPGLYFAMNTPPAGLGITMPNLHEMGGDNAALIMAQLKDASAHAAATVSSWGFVISPEQIMQTAKDIGEPSILNRAGGAPTLAVGIAHVFHKVLPWADMGFWYHFGILFEALFILTALDAGTRAGRFMLQDLLGNFVPFLKKTDSLVAGVLGTAGCVGLWGYLLYQGVVDPLGGVKSLWPLFGISNQMLAAVALVLGTVVLVKMKRTKYIWVTVVPALWLLLCTTWALGLKLFSTNPQLEGFLFMANQYKAKIAAGGGDLTAQQIANMNHIVVNNYTNAGLSILFLVVVYSIIFYGIKTWMNVRNAEGRTDKETPYVPVPEGGVKTSSHH; via the coding sequence ATGGATACGAAAAAACTACTTAAGCACGTACCCTGGGCGCTCCTCGGGATCCTCGGTGCTTTCTGTCTGGCGGTTGTCGCATTACGCCGGGGCGAACACGTTAGCGCCCTGTGGATCGTGGTCGCGTCGGTTTCCGTCTATCTGGTAGCGTACCGCTACTACAGTCTTTACATCGCGCAGAAGGTCATGAAACTCGACCCGACGCGTTCCACTCCGGCGGTCATCAACAATGACGGCCTGAACTACGTGCCCACCAACCGCTACGTGCTGTTTGGTCACCACTTTGCCGCGATCGCCGGTGCAGGTCCGCTGGTTGGGCCGGTGCTTGCCGCGCAGATGGGCTATCTGCCTGGCACTCTGTGGCTGCTCGCGGGCGTGGTGCTGGCGGGTGCGGTGCAGGACTTCATGGTGCTGTTCATCTCGACCCGTCGTAACGGCGCTTCTCTGGGTGAGATGATCAAAGAAGAGATGGGCCGCGTGCCGGGCACCATTGCCCTGTTCGGCTGCTTCCTGATCATGATCATCATCCTCGCGGTGCTGGCGCTGATCGTGGTGAAAGCTCTGGCCGAAAGCCCGTGGGGTGTGTTCACCGTCTGCTCGACCGTACCGATTGCGCTGTTCATGGGTATCTACATGCGCTTTATCCGTCCGGGCCGCGTCGGTGAAGTGTCGGTGATTGGTATCGTGCTGTTGGTCGCTTCCATTTACTTCGGCGGCATCATTGCCCACGACCCGTACTGGGGCCCGGCGCTGACCTTCAAAGACACCACCATTACCTTCGCCCTGATTGGCTACGCGTTTATCTCTGCGCTGCTGCCGGTGTGGCTGATTCTGGCCCCGCGTGACTACCTGGCGACGTTCCTGAAAATCGGTGTGATTGTCGGTCTGGCGATCGGCATCGTGATCATCAACCCGGAACTGAAAATGCCAGCCGTGACCCAGTACATTGACGGTACCGGTCCACTGTGGAAAGGCGCGCTGTTCCCGTTCCTGTTTATCACCATCGCCTGTGGTGCCGTCTCTGGTTTCCACGCCTTAATCGCTTCCGGCACCACGCCGAAGCTGATGGCGAACGAAACCGACGCGCGCTTTATCGGTTACGGCGCAATGCTGATGGAGTCCTTCGTGGCGATCATGGCCCTGGTGGCCGCGTCCATCATCGAGCCAGGTCTGTACTTCGCGATGAACACCCCGCCAGCGGGCCTTGGCATCACCATGCCAAACCTGCATGAGATGGGTGGCGACAACGCGGCGCTGATCATGGCCCAGCTGAAAGACGCCAGCGCTCATGCGGCGGCGACCGTCAGCTCCTGGGGCTTCGTGATCTCGCCTGAGCAGATCATGCAGACCGCGAAAGACATCGGCGAGCCGTCGATTCTGAACCGTGCGGGTGGCGCACCAACCCTGGCCGTCGGTATCGCACACGTGTTCCACAAAGTGCTGCCGTGGGCGGACATGGGCTTCTGGTACCACTTCGGTATTCTGTTCGAAGCGCTGTTCATCCTGACCGCGCTGGACGCTGGTACCCGTGCGGGCCGCTTCATGCTGCAAGATTTGCTTGGTAACTTCGTGCCGTTCCTGAAGAAAACCGACTCTCTGGTGGCGGGCGTGCTGGGCACCGCAGGCTGTGTCGGTCTGTGGGGCTACCTGCTGTATCAGGGCGTCGTCGACCCACTCGGCGGCGTGAAGAGCCTGTGGCCGCTGTTCGGTATCTCTAACCAGATGCTCGCAGCCGTGGCGCTGGTGCTCGGTACCGTGGTGCTGGTGAAGATGAAACGCACCAAATACATCTGGGTGACGGTGGTTCCTGCGCTGTGGCTGCTGCTGTGCACCACCTGGGCGCTGGGCCTGAAACTGTTCAGCACCAACCCGCAGCTGGAAGGCTTCCTGTTTATGGCTAACCAGTACAAGGCGAAAATCGCCGCGGGCGGCGGTGACCTGACCGCACAGCAGATTGCCAACATGAACCATATCGTGGTGAACAACTACACCAACGCCGGTTTGAGTATTCTGTTCCTGGTCGTGGTCTACAGCATCATCTTCTACGGCATCAAAACCTGGATGAATGTGCGTAACGCCGAAGGCCGTACGGATAAAGAAACCCCGTATGTGCCGGTCCCGGAAGGCGGCGTGAAGACTTCTTCGCACCACTAA
- a CDS encoding penicillin acylase family protein has protein sequence MKNTNRMIVNCVVASLTLSWSIAALANTAPTEVKIVRDNYGMPHIYADDTYRLFYGYGYVVAQDRLFQMEMARRSTQGTVSEVLGKSFVSFDKDIRQNYWPDSIHAQIAALSADDKAILQGYADGMNAWIDKVNADPGKLMPAQFAGFGFKPGHWQPFDVAMVFVGTMANRFSDSTSEIDNLALLTALKDKYGAQKGIGVFNQLKWLVNPAAPTTIAAGESHYPLSFDLKNTQTAALLPRYDLPAPMLDRPAKGNDGALLALTAGQNREAIAEQFARSGANGLAGYPTTSNMWVIGKKKAQDAKAIMVNGPQFGWYAPAYTYGIGLHGAGYDVTGNTPFAYPGLVFGHNGKISWGATAGFGDDVDIFAEQISDQKPGEYLHNGEWVKMLSREETIAVKDGQPETFTVWRTLHGNVIKTDPATHTAYAKARAWDGKEVASLLAWTHQMKAKDWPSWTAQAAKQALTINWYYADVDGNIGYVHGGAYPKRQPGHDPRLPVPGTGKWDWQGLLSFDLNPKVYNPQSGYIANWNNSPQKDYPASDLFAFLWGGADRVTEITQLIDKQPTLTHEQAWDLIQKTSRQDLNLRLFLPTLQKATASLPESDPRLQLVRSLASWDGQNVMSEDGKTYQQPGSAILNAWLTSMLKRTVVAAVPAPFNTWYSASGYETTQDGPTGSLNISVGAKILFEALEGEKSAIPQEVDLFAGQSQQAVVLDALQDAWQTLSTRYGTDINTWNTPAMALTFRANNFFGVPQAAAKEARHQAEYQNRGTENDMIVFSPTSGKSPVLAWDVVAPGQSGFVAPDGTPDKHYDDQLKMYETFGRKPLWLTPQEVSANQESQEILQVTVSDPHYVR, from the coding sequence ATGAAAAATACAAATCGTATGATCGTGAACTGTGTTGTGGCTTCCCTGACGCTGAGCTGGAGCATCGCGGCGCTGGCAAATACCGCCCCGACAGAGGTCAAGATCGTTCGCGATAACTACGGCATGCCGCATATTTACGCCGACGATACGTATCGTCTTTTTTACGGCTACGGTTACGTGGTGGCGCAGGATCGCCTGTTCCAGATGGAGATGGCGCGGCGTAGCACCCAGGGCACGGTGTCCGAGGTGCTCGGAAAATCCTTTGTGAGTTTTGATAAAGATATCCGCCAGAACTACTGGCCGGACTCCATTCATGCGCAGATCGCCGCGCTGTCTGCCGATGACAAAGCGATCCTGCAGGGCTACGCCGACGGAATGAACGCCTGGATCGATAAAGTGAACGCCGACCCTGGCAAGCTAATGCCCGCGCAGTTTGCCGGGTTTGGTTTTAAGCCCGGACACTGGCAGCCCTTTGATGTGGCGATGGTTTTTGTCGGTACCATGGCAAACCGCTTTTCTGACAGCACCAGCGAAATCGACAACCTGGCGCTGCTGACGGCGCTGAAAGATAAATATGGCGCGCAGAAAGGGATAGGGGTGTTTAACCAGCTGAAATGGCTGGTGAATCCGGCGGCACCGACTACGATCGCCGCCGGGGAAAGTCACTACCCGCTGAGCTTTGATCTCAAAAACACCCAAACCGCCGCGCTGCTTCCGCGCTACGATCTCCCCGCGCCGATGCTGGATCGCCCAGCCAAAGGCAACGACGGCGCACTGCTGGCACTCACCGCCGGGCAGAATCGGGAAGCGATCGCTGAACAGTTTGCCCGCAGCGGTGCCAACGGCCTGGCCGGGTATCCGACGACCAGCAACATGTGGGTGATTGGCAAGAAAAAGGCGCAGGACGCGAAAGCCATCATGGTCAACGGCCCGCAGTTTGGCTGGTACGCCCCGGCGTATACCTATGGCATCGGACTGCACGGCGCGGGCTATGACGTCACCGGCAACACGCCGTTCGCCTATCCGGGGCTGGTGTTTGGTCATAACGGGAAGATCTCCTGGGGCGCGACGGCGGGGTTCGGCGACGATGTGGATATCTTTGCCGAACAAATCTCGGATCAAAAACCGGGCGAGTATCTGCATAACGGCGAGTGGGTCAAAATGCTCAGTCGCGAAGAGACCATCGCCGTGAAAGACGGCCAGCCGGAGACCTTTACCGTCTGGCGAACCCTGCACGGGAACGTGATCAAAACCGATCCGGCCACCCACACCGCCTATGCTAAAGCGCGTGCCTGGGATGGGAAGGAGGTCGCATCTCTGCTGGCATGGACGCATCAGATGAAGGCCAAAGACTGGCCGAGCTGGACGGCGCAGGCGGCGAAGCAGGCGCTGACGATCAACTGGTATTACGCGGATGTCGACGGCAACATCGGCTACGTTCACGGGGGCGCGTATCCGAAACGCCAGCCGGGGCACGATCCGCGTCTGCCGGTGCCGGGCACCGGAAAGTGGGACTGGCAGGGGCTGTTGTCGTTTGACCTGAATCCGAAAGTCTATAACCCGCAGTCGGGGTATATCGCCAACTGGAACAACTCGCCGCAGAAAGATTATCCGGCCTCGGATCTGTTCGCCTTCTTATGGGGCGGGGCGGATCGCGTCACGGAGATCACGCAGCTCATCGACAAACAGCCGACGCTGACCCACGAGCAGGCCTGGGATCTGATCCAGAAAACCAGCCGTCAGGATCTGAACCTGCGTCTGTTCCTGCCGACCCTGCAAAAAGCGACGGCGAGCTTGCCAGAGAGCGATCCTCGGCTGCAACTGGTGAGATCACTGGCGAGCTGGGACGGGCAAAACGTGATGAGTGAGGACGGGAAAACGTACCAGCAACCGGGGTCAGCCATTCTGAACGCCTGGCTGACCAGCATGCTGAAACGCACGGTGGTGGCTGCCGTACCGGCGCCGTTTAACACCTGGTACAGCGCCAGCGGATATGAAACGACACAGGACGGACCGACCGGCTCGCTGAATATCAGCGTCGGGGCCAAGATCCTGTTTGAAGCGCTGGAGGGGGAAAAATCGGCGATCCCGCAGGAAGTCGATCTGTTTGCCGGGCAGTCGCAGCAGGCGGTGGTCCTTGATGCTTTGCAGGATGCCTGGCAGACGCTCTCGACGCGCTACGGCACGGATATCAACACCTGGAATACGCCTGCGATGGCGCTGACGTTCCGCGCGAATAACTTCTTCGGCGTACCGCAGGCGGCGGCGAAAGAGGCGCGGCATCAGGCCGAGTATCAGAACCGGGGTACGGAAAATGACATGATTGTCTTCTCGCCGACATCCGGTAAAAGCCCGGTGCTGGCCTGGGATGTGGTCGCGCCCGGTCAAAGCGGATTTGTGGCACCGGACGGAACGCCGGATAAGCACTATGACGATCAGCTGAAAATGTACGAAACCTTTGGCCGGAAGCCGCTGTGGTTAACGCCGCAGGAGGTGAGTGCGAATCAGGAATCGCAGGAGATTTTGCAGGTCACCGTAAGTGACCCGCATTATGTCAGGTGA
- the tsr gene encoding methyl-accepting chemotaxis protein, protein MLNRIKIVTSLLLVLAIFGLLQLTSGGLFFNALKHDKENFTVLQTIRQQQSTLNGSWVALLQTRNTLNRAGIRYMMDQSNIGSGATVAELMQIASASLKQAEKNWADYEALPRDPRQSDAAALEIKRNYDIYHGALAELIQLLGAGKINDFFDQPTQSYQDGFEKQYVNYLQQNDHLYQTAVDDSNSSYTQAIWVLISVLIAVLVVIVGVWLGIKQSLISPLNRLIDSIRHIASGDLVKRIDVEGTNEMGQLADTLRHMQSELVSTVGDVRNGANAIYSGASEISVGNNDLSSRTEQQAASLEETAASMEELTATVKQNAENARQASNLALSASETAQKGGKVVDNVVQTMRDIAGSSQKIADIISVIDGIAFQTNILALNAAVEAARAGEQGRGFAVVAGEVRNLAQRSAQAAREIKSLIEDSVGRVELGSTLVESAGETMGEIVNAVTRVTDIMGEIASASDEQSRGIDQVGLAVAEMDRVTQQNASLVEESAAAAAALEEQASRLTQAVAVFRIQQEQQKSRDNGGLKTPVVTAKGRKAAAATTASSENWETF, encoded by the coding sequence ATGTTAAATCGTATCAAGATTGTCACCAGCTTGTTGCTGGTTTTGGCTATTTTCGGCCTGTTACAACTGACATCCGGTGGACTTTTCTTCAATGCCCTGAAGCATGACAAAGAAAACTTCACTGTCCTACAAACTATTCGCCAGCAACAATCCACGCTTAACGGCAGCTGGGTCGCGTTGCTGCAAACCCGTAATACCCTGAACCGCGCGGGTATCCGTTACATGATGGATCAGAGCAACATCGGCAGCGGCGCCACCGTTGCGGAACTGATGCAGATTGCGTCCGCTTCCCTGAAGCAGGCGGAGAAAAACTGGGCTGATTACGAAGCACTGCCGCGCGATCCGCGTCAGAGCGACGCTGCCGCCCTGGAGATCAAACGTAACTACGATATCTATCACGGTGCGCTGGCCGAGCTTATCCAGCTGCTGGGCGCGGGTAAGATCAATGACTTCTTCGATCAGCCGACCCAGAGCTATCAGGATGGTTTTGAGAAGCAGTACGTGAACTACCTGCAGCAGAACGATCATCTGTATCAGACTGCCGTGGACGACAGCAACAGCTCGTATACTCAGGCGATCTGGGTGCTGATCAGCGTGCTGATCGCGGTGCTGGTAGTGATCGTTGGCGTCTGGCTGGGCATTAAGCAGTCACTGATCTCTCCGCTGAATCGTCTGATCGACAGCATTCGTCATATCGCCAGCGGCGATCTGGTGAAGCGTATTGACGTCGAAGGTACCAATGAGATGGGCCAGCTGGCGGACACTCTGCGTCACATGCAGAGCGAGCTGGTGAGCACCGTTGGCGATGTGCGTAACGGCGCGAATGCGATCTACAGCGGCGCGAGCGAAATCTCTGTCGGCAACAACGATCTCTCTTCCCGTACCGAGCAGCAGGCGGCTTCTCTGGAAGAGACGGCTGCCAGCATGGAAGAGCTGACCGCGACCGTGAAGCAGAACGCCGAAAACGCCCGTCAGGCGAGCAATCTGGCGCTGAGCGCGTCCGAGACTGCGCAGAAAGGCGGGAAAGTGGTGGATAACGTGGTGCAAACCATGCGTGACATCGCGGGCAGCTCGCAGAAAATCGCTGACATTATCAGCGTGATCGACGGGATTGCCTTCCAGACCAACATCCTGGCGCTGAACGCCGCCGTCGAAGCAGCACGTGCGGGCGAGCAGGGCCGTGGTTTTGCGGTGGTGGCAGGTGAAGTGCGTAACCTGGCGCAGCGTAGCGCCCAGGCGGCACGCGAAATTAAGAGCCTGATCGAAGACTCCGTGGGCCGCGTTGAGCTGGGTTCGACCCTGGTGGAAAGCGCTGGCGAAACCATGGGCGAAATCGTGAATGCGGTGACCCGCGTGACCGACATTATGGGCGAAATCGCCTCTGCATCTGATGAGCAGAGCCGCGGTATCGACCAGGTCGGTCTGGCGGTTGCAGAGATGGACCGTGTGACGCAGCAGAACGCCTCGCTGGTGGAAGAGTCCGCTGCGGCAGCTGCCGCGCTGGAAGAGCAGGCGAGCCGTCTGACGCAGGCGGTGGCGGTGTTCCGCATTCAGCAGGAGCAGCAGAAATCACGCGATAACGGCGGGTTGAAAACGCCGGTGGTGACGGCCAAGGGGCGTAAAGCCGCTGCCGCGACGACCGCGTCCAGTGAGAACTGGGAAACCTTCTGA
- a CDS encoding YbdD/YjiX family protein: MFGNLGEAKKYLGQAAKMLIGIPDYDNYVEHMQTNHPDKPYMTYKEFFRERQQARYGGDGKSGVRCC; encoded by the coding sequence ATGTTTGGTAACTTAGGCGAAGCAAAAAAATACCTCGGTCAGGCGGCGAAAATGCTGATTGGTATTCCGGACTATGACAACTACGTTGAACATATGCAGACCAACCATCCGGATAAACCGTACATGACCTACAAAGAATTCTTCCGCGAGCGCCAGCAAGCGCGCTACGGCGGCGATGGCAAAAGCGGCGTACGCTGTTGCTAA
- a CDS encoding integrase core domain-containing protein produces the protein MPWTETRPMQRLEFIRACHAGADSFSALCRLFGISRKTGYKWLQRFEPSDPSSLFDRSRAPHSSSRSVPDDIAGYLTALRQKHPDWGPKKLRMWCLNHAVDFTVPAASTIGDILKREGLVPDKKRKRRTPGNRQPLTRVSENNQVWSADFKGKFRLLSREYCHPFTLTDNHSRYLLSCRGTDRESEPFVRQCLTEAFLEYGLPDVLRTDNGQPFAGTGIAGLSRLAVWLIKLGVRPERIRLGHPEENGRHERMHRSLKSALRHGNTFMTMEEQQRWFSHYREEFNHERPHEALNGATPGTVWQPSGRQWDGRVPEYAYPAGGMVYRVKSRGTLYMGKKGTVFLSKALTGEYIMLEEQDDGLEAIIFNGITLAYYDRKTESVVRID, from the coding sequence ATGCCCTGGACTGAGACCCGACCTATGCAACGCCTTGAATTTATCCGTGCCTGCCATGCAGGCGCGGACTCCTTTTCAGCCCTTTGCCGTCTCTTCGGCATCAGCCGCAAAACCGGCTACAAGTGGCTTCAGCGCTTCGAACCTTCTGACCCTTCCTCGCTCTTTGACCGCTCGCGGGCACCCCACTCCTCGTCCCGCTCTGTCCCGGATGACATCGCCGGTTATCTGACGGCATTACGGCAAAAACACCCGGACTGGGGGCCTAAAAAACTGCGGATGTGGTGTCTCAACCACGCTGTCGATTTTACCGTGCCCGCGGCCAGCACCATCGGCGATATCCTCAAACGCGAGGGGCTCGTCCCGGATAAAAAACGTAAGCGCAGGACACCGGGAAATCGTCAGCCGCTGACCAGGGTCAGTGAAAACAATCAGGTCTGGAGCGCTGATTTTAAAGGCAAGTTCAGACTGCTGAGCAGGGAATACTGCCATCCCTTCACCCTGACCGATAACCACAGCCGGTATCTCCTGAGCTGTCGCGGAACAGACCGGGAGAGCGAGCCGTTCGTCAGACAGTGCCTGACGGAGGCGTTCCTGGAATACGGGCTCCCGGATGTGCTCAGAACCGACAACGGCCAGCCGTTCGCCGGGACGGGTATCGCCGGATTAAGCCGTCTTGCGGTCTGGCTGATAAAGCTGGGTGTCAGGCCGGAGCGTATCCGGCTGGGACATCCGGAGGAGAACGGACGTCATGAACGCATGCACCGTTCGCTGAAGAGCGCCCTGCGGCATGGCAATACCTTCATGACGATGGAAGAGCAGCAGCGCTGGTTCAGCCATTACCGGGAGGAGTTTAATCATGAGCGTCCACACGAAGCGCTGAACGGCGCAACACCCGGAACGGTGTGGCAACCCTCAGGCCGGCAGTGGGATGGCAGGGTTCCTGAATACGCTTATCCGGCAGGGGGTATGGTCTACAGAGTAAAATCGAGGGGCACACTGTATATGGGTAAAAAGGGGACGGTGTTCCTGAGTAAAGCCCTGACTGGCGAATACATAATGCTGGAGGAACAGGATGATGGCCTGGAGGCCATCATCTTTAATGGAATAACGCTTGCGTACTACGACCGAAAAACCGAGAGTGTGGTCCGGATAGACTAG
- a CDS encoding YfaZ family outer membrane protein, translated as MKKINFILLSVLTVTSGSALAMGASIEQGKNFTNLNIEMGKSTSGVYAESNWLKNTDDGTQTGGVGAGYNLEVGPAMLNAGAKAIYLGPKKGDNGVAFPVGGGVNVALTDSINVFGEGYVAPNGLNNSVKNYVEANGGVSWTPVKPVTLKVGYRHVSVDGKDGRPNHTLIDGAYFGGGVSF; from the coding sequence ATGAAAAAGATTAACTTCATTCTGCTTTCTGTTCTGACCGTAACTTCTGGCTCCGCTCTGGCGATGGGCGCTTCTATTGAACAGGGTAAGAACTTCACCAATTTAAATATCGAAATGGGTAAATCCACCTCCGGTGTTTATGCCGAAAGTAACTGGCTGAAAAATACCGACGACGGCACCCAGACCGGTGGTGTTGGCGCAGGTTACAACCTGGAAGTGGGCCCGGCGATGCTGAATGCCGGTGCGAAAGCCATCTACCTCGGCCCGAAAAAAGGCGATAACGGCGTCGCATTCCCGGTCGGCGGCGGTGTGAACGTTGCCCTGACTGACAGCATCAACGTCTTCGGCGAAGGTTACGTGGCTCCTAACGGCCTGAACAACAGCGTGAAAAACTACGTTGAAGCCAACGGCGGCGTAAGCTGGACTCCAGTCAAACCGGTGACGCTGAAAGTCGGCTACCGCCACGTGAGCGTTGACGGCAAAGACGGTCGTCCAAACCACACCCTGATTGACGGCGCCTACTTCGGCGGCGGCGTGAGCTTCTAA
- a CDS encoding helix-turn-helix transcriptional regulator: MTTPARSRSAERLVDILMELHLNGVVNRRDLMHKFKITERTVYRDLNALAPIVQHTGNGLYRLIHTQQNASGQGLHNAVANLLNVDNYFPDRGTAFWQSLEARVEENHILILSNDAEHTVQNDIRRHLTAIEKSIKERHVCQMVYKDKTRLINPYKLINKKNIWYLQATENGRLKSFSLSQINWLDIQKETFTPDADTAELLEKNLDPWVSEDTFEVKIFTNNIISHYFTRRDLLPDQEVIAESDDGVTIRCQAAHENQILPLIFYWLPNIQVLEPQWLRDKLFETLEGYMTSAPAEVLE; encoded by the coding sequence ATGACAACTCCAGCCCGCAGCCGCTCGGCTGAACGACTCGTCGATATTCTTATGGAGCTGCATTTAAACGGTGTGGTTAACCGTCGCGACTTGATGCATAAATTTAAAATTACCGAACGCACGGTATATCGCGATCTCAATGCTCTCGCCCCCATTGTTCAGCACACGGGAAATGGCCTGTATCGTCTGATTCACACCCAGCAAAACGCCAGCGGCCAGGGGCTACACAACGCCGTCGCTAACCTGTTGAATGTGGATAACTATTTTCCTGACCGCGGCACCGCGTTCTGGCAGAGTCTGGAGGCGCGCGTCGAAGAGAACCATATTCTGATCCTCAGCAACGACGCCGAACACACGGTTCAGAATGATATTCGTCGACATCTGACGGCGATTGAGAAATCGATAAAAGAGCGGCACGTCTGCCAGATGGTTTATAAAGACAAAACGCGACTGATTAATCCGTACAAATTAATTAACAAAAAAAATATATGGTATTTACAAGCTACGGAAAATGGCAGGCTGAAATCGTTTTCATTAAGTCAGATAAACTGGCTGGATATTCAAAAAGAGACCTTCACGCCGGATGCCGATACGGCAGAATTACTTGAGAAGAATCTCGACCCCTGGGTGAGCGAAGATACTTTCGAAGTGAAAATATTTACCAACAATATTATTTCGCACTACTTCACCCGCCGCGACCTGCTCCCGGACCAGGAGGTGATTGCGGAAAGCGATGACGGCGTGACGATCCGCTGCCAGGCGGCGCACGAGAATCAGATCCTGCCGCTGATTTTCTACTGGCTGCCGAATATTCAGGTGCTGGAACCACAGTGGCTGCGGGACAAACTCTTCGAGACCCTCGAAGGCTACATGACCAGCGCGCCTGCCGAGGTGCTCGAATAA